A window of the Oscillospiraceae bacterium genome harbors these coding sequences:
- a CDS encoding ABC transporter permease, with protein sequence MGKYILKRILIAIPVLIGITIIDYALMSLAGSPLDMIQGARVSEAAKAAKSASLGLNQPVYLQYFTWLGQIFTGNMGTSIQNHEAVTALIGTHLGPTLLLMGISLLISILIALPAGIYSATHQYQKGDYTVVGLSFLGTSIPSFFLALVLIYFFSVRLNILPSSGMTTLGAAGGAGDIALHMIMPVTVLVVSMTGTNLRYIRSAVLEILQQDYLRTARAKGIGRFRVINKHALRNALVPVITVFGMEIPALFGGAIIVEQVFSWPGLGLLTMSAIIARDYPVIMGVSLVSAVVVLLGNLLTDILYAAADPSIQYQ encoded by the coding sequence ATGGGAAAATACATTTTAAAGCGCATTCTCATAGCCATTCCAGTACTTATCGGCATTACGATTATTGATTATGCGCTGATGAGTCTTGCCGGCAGCCCGCTGGATATGATTCAGGGCGCCCGTGTTTCCGAGGCGGCAAAAGCGGCGAAAAGCGCTTCACTGGGGCTGAATCAGCCGGTCTATCTGCAGTATTTTACCTGGCTTGGGCAGATCTTTACCGGCAATATGGGCACGTCCATCCAAAACCATGAGGCAGTTACAGCGCTGATTGGCACTCACTTAGGCCCAACGCTGTTGCTCATGGGCATTTCCCTGCTGATCAGCATTTTGATTGCACTGCCTGCGGGCATTTACAGCGCGACCCATCAATATCAAAAAGGGGACTATACAGTGGTTGGCCTGTCTTTTTTAGGGACGAGCATTCCCAGCTTTTTTTTGGCACTGGTGCTTATTTATTTCTTTTCTGTACGGCTCAATATATTGCCCTCCAGCGGCATGACAACCCTTGGTGCCGCGGGTGGTGCAGGGGATATTGCACTGCATATGATTATGCCAGTCACGGTACTGGTGGTTTCCATGACTGGTACGAATCTGCGCTACATTCGCAGTGCTGTGCTGGAAATTTTGCAGCAGGATTATTTGCGTACAGCCCGCGCCAAAGGCATTGGCCGCTTCCGAGTTATTAACAAACACGCTTTGCGCAATGCGCTGGTGCCGGTTATCACCGTTTTTGGTATGGAAATTCCGGCCCTGTTTGGCGGTGCTATCATCGTAGAGCAGGTCTTTTCATGGCCCGGCCTTGGCCTCTTGACGATGAGTGCCATTATTGCGCGGGACTATCCGGTTATTATGGGGGTCAGCTTAGTTTCTGCGGTCGTTGTGCTGCTGGGAAATCTGCTGACAGACATTCTGTATGCGGCAGCAGACCCTTCTATTCAGTATCAATAA
- a CDS encoding ABC transporter ATP-binding protein, with product MPEEAILKVENLKKYYPIRGGVVPHTVGYVRAVDGVSFSVARGTTLGLVGESGCGKSTAGRQIVALEKPTAGQVWFAGKEISNLIVRQMKPLRTQLQMVFQDSYSSLNPRKRIRDALAQPMLYHKLVTRAQADAEVERLLDMVGLPKSSKGRFPYEFSGGQRQRICIAKALSLQPKFLVCDEPVSALDVSIQAQILNLLRDLQKELGLSMLFIGHGLGAVKYISSRIAVMYLGKIVEIADSAELFANPVHPYTQALCAAVPNPDPLDRSHPALLKGEAGDTPAKETQKKGCRFAPRCPFAKPECSGITPQLRPVSPGSTHLAACPFAVSAAEKEVTAS from the coding sequence ATGCCTGAGGAAGCTATCCTAAAAGTAGAAAATTTAAAGAAGTATTATCCAATTCGCGGCGGCGTGGTTCCACACACAGTCGGCTATGTGCGTGCAGTAGACGGTGTCAGCTTTTCGGTTGCGCGCGGCACCACATTAGGGCTGGTCGGGGAATCCGGCTGCGGCAAATCTACCGCCGGCCGGCAGATTGTCGCACTGGAAAAGCCAACGGCGGGGCAGGTTTGGTTTGCCGGAAAAGAGATTTCAAATCTTATAGTGCGGCAAATGAAGCCGCTTCGCACGCAGCTGCAAATGGTGTTTCAGGACTCGTATTCTTCTTTGAATCCCCGCAAGCGCATTCGTGATGCTTTGGCGCAGCCAATGCTGTACCATAAACTGGTCACGCGTGCACAGGCTGATGCGGAGGTAGAGCGTTTGCTGGACATGGTTGGTTTGCCCAAAAGCAGCAAGGGGCGGTTTCCCTACGAGTTTTCCGGTGGGCAGCGGCAGCGCATTTGCATTGCAAAAGCGCTTTCCCTGCAGCCGAAATTTTTAGTATGCGATGAGCCGGTCAGTGCACTGGACGTGTCGATTCAGGCACAGATCCTCAATCTGCTGCGCGATCTGCAAAAAGAGCTGGGGCTGAGCATGCTTTTTATCGGGCACGGTTTAGGTGCTGTTAAGTACATCAGCAGCCGCATTGCCGTGATGTATTTGGGAAAGATAGTCGAAATTGCGGACTCGGCGGAACTTTTTGCGAATCCGGTCCATCCTTATACGCAGGCGCTGTGCGCGGCGGTGCCAAATCCTGACCCGCTTGACCGCAGCCATCCAGCGCTGCTGAAAGGTGAGGCAGGGGATACCCCCGCAAAAGAAACACAGAAAAAAGGCTGCCGCTTTGCGCCCCGGTGCCCATTTGCAAAACCGGAGTGCAGCGGCATTACCCCGCAGCTTCGTCCGGTTTCCCCCGGCAGCACACACCTTGCAGCCTGCCCATTTGCTGTTTCTGCCGCAGAAAAGGAAGTGACAGCTTCGTGA
- a CDS encoding ABC transporter ATP-binding protein, translating into MPNLLEVKNLEVTFAGDTDTAVRLDKVSFSVGKGEILGIVGESGCGKSITSLAIMGLLPVNGRVTGGQVLFEGRDLLKLSEKELDKIRGSELTMIFQDALTSLDPVFPIGSQLIESICAHTNLSKAAAKERAVSLLGKVGLPQPRAMLKKYPFVLSGGMRQRVMIAMALACSPKLLIADEPTTALDVTIQAQIMQLLRSLQKELKMSMILITHDIGLIAQMADRVLVMYAGQIVEQANVRDLFYHPAHPYTQALLQTVPGTKDEPGRVLSAIPGTVPEEYQKITGCRFAARCPYAQSACQEPQPMYPAGSSTHAARCIRWKGQGGKRADA; encoded by the coding sequence GTGCCAAATCTTTTGGAAGTAAAAAACCTGGAAGTCACATTTGCAGGGGATACCGACACAGCGGTGCGGCTGGATAAAGTCAGCTTTTCTGTGGGAAAAGGAGAGATCCTCGGCATTGTCGGTGAGTCTGGCTGCGGAAAGAGCATTACTTCGCTTGCCATTATGGGCCTTTTGCCCGTAAATGGCCGCGTGACCGGTGGGCAGGTGCTGTTTGAGGGGCGTGACCTGCTGAAGCTCTCGGAAAAGGAACTGGATAAAATCCGAGGCAGTGAACTTACAATGATTTTTCAGGATGCACTGACTTCTTTAGACCCCGTCTTTCCCATTGGCAGCCAACTGATCGAAAGCATTTGCGCGCACACAAATCTAAGCAAAGCCGCGGCAAAAGAACGTGCGGTTTCCCTTTTGGGCAAAGTGGGCCTGCCTCAGCCGCGCGCAATGCTCAAAAAATATCCGTTTGTGCTTTCCGGCGGCATGCGCCAGCGCGTGATGATTGCCATGGCGCTTGCCTGCAGTCCTAAGCTGCTTATTGCCGATGAACCGACCACTGCCCTAGATGTGACCATTCAGGCGCAGATTATGCAGCTGCTGCGCAGCCTGCAGAAAGAATTGAAGATGTCCATGATTCTCATAACACATGATATTGGGCTGATTGCGCAGATGGCCGACCGCGTCCTGGTGATGTATGCTGGGCAGATTGTCGAGCAGGCAAACGTCCGTGACCTGTTTTACCACCCGGCTCACCCTTATACCCAGGCCCTGCTGCAAACCGTGCCCGGTACCAAAGATGAACCCGGCCGTGTTCTTTCTGCAATACCGGGAACAGTGCCAGAAGAATACCAGAAAATTACCGGCTGTCGTTTTGCCGCGCGCTGTCCGTATGCGCAGTCGGCCTGTCAAGAGCCGCAGCCGATGTACCCGGCGGGCAGCAGTACCCACGCGGCACGCTGCATACGCTGGAAAGGGCAGGGGGGCAAAAGAGCAGATGCCTGA
- a CDS encoding ABC transporter substrate-binding protein, translating to MKKAKTVAKRLLCLALATAVSCAAAGCGGAGTTSATGSAASAAVSDSKIVNIGVTDSLASLNPLTIDATEINKNATAMMFLPLVELNSKMQFEGMLADSITTKDNKTFTIHVNSKAAWSDGKSVTADDVAFTVLRLCSPLVANTTMSMSSLVGTGDDGFVTKGASSVSGVKVLDDKTLTMTMKDYMGLTTFENSYARYIMPVPKHVLQSVAEDQLAKYTWFNSPTVVDGPYMATAVDNNHYISYKANEKYWKGTPKISKMNIKIVAASQIYAGLKSGEIDFVQQTMGAIPQEDYTSISSLSNVTAKYGDPVTTQSLFLNTQTIPDVRVRQAIQYAIDRDLLLKNLINGKGEVDDGFLTSASPYYDKALAKTAYNPQKAQELLKAANWDSSKTLTFYINSGDATFVNGSSVIKEELAQVGIKVDIRTVDLATLMSTAGSRKYDLLAVQYTYAPVDPYPDVKWLLGGKDSWTGYSSSVVDAALAKTQRTSSTAEIAKQYLTINQTVQKDVPMINTYVISALGAVNKRLKNAEPTVYGSFNNIQNWELQG from the coding sequence ATGAAAAAAGCGAAAACAGTTGCAAAACGTCTGTTGTGTCTAGCTTTGGCGACAGCCGTTTCCTGTGCGGCGGCTGGCTGCGGCGGCGCGGGGACAACTTCTGCGACAGGGTCTGCGGCCTCTGCGGCTGTGTCCGACAGTAAAATTGTAAATATCGGGGTTACAGATTCTTTGGCCTCGCTCAATCCCTTGACGATTGACGCGACTGAAATCAACAAAAATGCGACTGCTATGATGTTTCTGCCGCTGGTTGAGCTCAACAGCAAAATGCAGTTTGAGGGTATGCTCGCGGATTCCATTACAACAAAAGACAACAAAACGTTTACCATTCATGTAAATTCCAAAGCTGCCTGGTCAGACGGAAAATCTGTAACAGCAGATGATGTCGCATTTACGGTACTGCGCCTGTGCAGTCCTCTTGTTGCCAATACAACGATGTCCATGAGTTCTCTTGTCGGCACCGGAGACGATGGCTTTGTGACAAAGGGCGCTTCGTCGGTTTCTGGTGTCAAGGTTTTAGATGACAAAACGCTGACCATGACGATGAAAGATTACATGGGCCTTACGACTTTTGAAAACAGCTATGCGCGTTATATCATGCCGGTGCCAAAACATGTGCTGCAGAGTGTTGCCGAGGACCAGCTCGCAAAATACACCTGGTTCAACAGCCCCACGGTTGTAGATGGTCCCTATATGGCGACTGCTGTTGACAACAATCATTATATTTCTTACAAGGCAAATGAAAAATACTGGAAAGGTACCCCGAAAATCAGCAAAATGAATATTAAAATCGTTGCGGCAAGCCAGATTTACGCTGGGCTGAAATCCGGCGAAATTGATTTTGTGCAGCAGACAATGGGTGCTATTCCACAGGAAGATTACACCAGCATTTCTTCGCTTTCCAATGTTACGGCAAAGTATGGCGACCCGGTCACCACGCAGTCTCTGTTTCTCAATACGCAGACCATTCCGGATGTGCGTGTACGGCAGGCAATTCAGTACGCAATCGACCGCGATCTGCTGCTGAAAAATCTAATTAATGGCAAAGGCGAGGTCGACGATGGTTTCCTGACTTCTGCAAGCCCGTATTACGATAAAGCCCTTGCAAAAACCGCCTATAACCCGCAGAAGGCGCAGGAGCTTTTAAAAGCGGCAAATTGGGACAGCAGCAAAACTCTGACTTTTTATATCAATTCCGGTGATGCCACTTTTGTCAACGGCAGCAGCGTTATTAAAGAAGAACTTGCGCAGGTTGGCATTAAGGTGGATATTCGTACGGTAGACCTTGCTACGCTGATGTCTACGGCGGGCTCCAGAAAGTATGACCTTTTGGCGGTGCAGTACACGTATGCACCGGTAGACCCTTACCCGGATGTCAAGTGGCTGCTGGGCGGCAAAGACAGCTGGACTGGTTACAGCTCTTCTGTAGTCGATGCTGCTTTGGCAAAGACACAGCGCACCAGCAGTACGGCCGAAATTGCAAAGCAGTATCTCACTATCAACCAAACTGTGCAGAAAGATGTGCCGATGATCAACACTTATGTCATCAGTGCCCTCGGTGCGGTGAACAAACGGCTGAAAAATGCAGAACCAACTGTTTATGGTTCGTTTAACAATATTCAAAATTGGGAATTGCAGGGATAA
- a CDS encoding HPr family phosphocarrier protein: MTEFTYTITKSDGLHARPAGLLVQCAVAFPCTVTLKKHELQADAKSFFKLLRLGVQRGEKVAVCCSGEQEQEAAKVLQTFFRENL, encoded by the coding sequence ATGACGGAATTTACTTATACGATTACAAAAAGCGATGGTCTGCATGCACGGCCAGCTGGACTGCTGGTGCAGTGTGCCGTGGCCTTTCCCTGTACAGTTACCCTGAAAAAGCATGAACTGCAGGCAGACGCAAAATCTTTCTTTAAATTGCTGCGACTCGGGGTGCAGCGCGGTGAAAAAGTTGCTGTGTGCTGCAGCGGAGAGCAGGAACAAGAGGCTGCTAAAGTCCTGCAAACATTTTTTCGGGAGAATCTGTAA
- a CDS encoding ABC transporter ATP-binding protein, with protein MLQLTKVCKTFNKGTVNEKQALINITLHLQPGDFVTIIGGNGAGKSTLLNLIAGVFPCDSGKILLGGTDITRLPEYKRAHYLGRVFQDPMRGTAGDMNIEENLAMAYRRGKSRTLRWGITNEERELFKEKLKVLDLGLEDRMTSKVGLLSGGQRQALTLLMATLQKPKLLLLDEHTAALDPKTADTVLKQTQKIVDDQKLTALMVTHNMRQAIQLGNRIIMMGGGRVLFDISGEEKKNLQVEDLLQRFQNAAGKELDNDRMLLS; from the coding sequence ATGCTGCAGCTGACAAAAGTATGCAAAACCTTTAATAAAGGGACCGTCAACGAAAAGCAGGCCCTCATCAATATTACACTGCACCTGCAGCCCGGCGATTTTGTCACGATAATCGGCGGCAACGGCGCGGGAAAAAGCACACTGCTCAACTTGATTGCCGGTGTTTTTCCTTGTGACAGCGGCAAGATCTTGCTGGGCGGCACAGACATTACACGCCTGCCCGAGTATAAGCGTGCGCATTATCTGGGCCGTGTGTTTCAGGACCCCATGCGCGGCACTGCCGGGGATATGAATATCGAAGAAAATCTGGCAATGGCTTATCGCCGCGGGAAATCGCGCACCTTGCGCTGGGGCATTACCAATGAAGAGCGTGAGCTGTTTAAAGAAAAGCTGAAAGTGCTTGACCTTGGGCTGGAAGACCGCATGACCAGTAAAGTCGGTCTGCTGTCCGGCGGGCAGCGCCAGGCGCTGACACTTTTAATGGCGACACTGCAAAAGCCAAAGCTTTTGCTGCTGGATGAACATACGGCTGCACTGGACCCTAAAACTGCAGATACGGTTTTAAAACAAACTCAAAAAATTGTAGATGACCAAAAGCTTACCGCGCTGATGGTTACGCACAATATGCGCCAGGCTATTCAGCTTGGCAATCGCATCATCATGATGGGCGGGGGCCGTGTTCTGTTTGACATTTCCGGTGAAGAAAAGAAAAATCTTCAGGTGGAAGATTTACTGCAGCGTTTCCAGAACGCTGCAGGCAAAGAATTGGACAACGACCGTATGCTCCTTTCTTAA
- a CDS encoding ABC transporter permease — MDITNFFGALHGAVAQGVIWSIMALGVYMTFRILNFADMTVDGSFATGGAVAAMLVGNHGVNPFLALLAAMAAGMLCGFVTGFLTTKMKIPGLLAGILTMTALYSINIRIMSGAMIPLNGVDTADTMIREWIPGMSAKNCQLLLGTVLVVVIIAFLYWFFGTELGCSIRATGNNPYMVRSLGVNTDSMTMTALVLSNGLVALSGGVFAQVQGSASVDMGVGTIVIGLASVIIGEAVLGKHVSFLLRLVCMVLGSVIYRAVIAIVLFFGLRSTDMKLITAIIVAIALFFPKMKKDIQRWNAIRHEKAAPVLVPDSQIEDSIDNSDKDPDEIDEGE, encoded by the coding sequence ATGGACATTACAAACTTTTTTGGCGCACTGCACGGCGCCGTTGCGCAGGGTGTTATTTGGAGCATTATGGCACTCGGCGTATATATGACCTTTCGTATCCTGAATTTCGCCGATATGACCGTTGATGGCAGCTTTGCGACAGGCGGTGCTGTGGCGGCTATGCTGGTAGGCAATCATGGGGTCAATCCGTTTTTAGCGCTGCTTGCGGCAATGGCTGCCGGCATGCTTTGCGGTTTTGTAACTGGCTTCCTTACAACGAAAATGAAAATACCGGGCCTTTTGGCCGGTATTTTGACCATGACAGCTTTATATTCCATCAATATTCGTATTATGAGCGGCGCTATGATTCCACTGAATGGTGTAGATACCGCCGACACAATGATACGAGAGTGGATTCCCGGCATGTCCGCGAAAAACTGCCAGCTGCTTTTAGGCACTGTTCTGGTAGTCGTTATCATTGCATTCTTGTATTGGTTCTTTGGTACAGAGCTTGGCTGCTCTATCCGTGCCACGGGAAACAACCCTTATATGGTGCGTTCGCTGGGTGTTAATACGGACAGCATGACCATGACTGCTTTGGTCCTCAGCAATGGTTTGGTTGCACTTTCCGGCGGTGTATTTGCACAGGTGCAGGGTTCCGCTTCTGTGGATATGGGCGTCGGCACCATCGTCATCGGCCTTGCGTCTGTAATTATTGGCGAGGCGGTTTTGGGCAAACACGTCAGTTTCTTGCTGCGGCTTGTCTGTATGGTGCTTGGCTCTGTTATTTACCGTGCGGTTATCGCAATCGTCCTGTTCTTTGGCCTGCGCAGCACAGATATGAAGCTGATTACGGCAATTATTGTTGCGATTGCACTGTTTTTCCCGAAAATGAAAAAAGACATTCAGCGCTGGAATGCCATTCGCCACGAAAAGGCAGCGCCGGTGCTTGTGCCCGACAGCCAAATAGAGGACAGCATCGATAATTCTGACAAAGATCCAGACGAAATAGATGAAGGGGAGTGA
- a CDS encoding ABC transporter substrate-binding protein, whose protein sequence is MKKIKTAAALVLAAAMLTGMTACGGSSSSAAGSAGSGTSAKKYTIGVAQYMTHPAMDASLKGFKEGLTAAGFKEGDSVTYDVQNAQGDQSNCVTVANTLTSKKPDLILAIATPIAQAVAKADTTTPVLVTAVTDPAQAKLVDSNEKPGGNITGTSDKTPVEEQIKLIKQVVSNVDTVGIMYCSSETNSKLQADWAKAACTKNGLKYKEFTVSAANEIQQVSQSMIGKVQAVYIPTDNMLASGMKVVTGVTTPAKLPVFVGESGMVSNGGVLTVGINYEELGKQTGAMAAKILKGESKPADMPIEYQKQYDVSYNSAVAKQLGLTLPDSITKSGKDVSSESSSSSSK, encoded by the coding sequence ATGAAAAAGATAAAAACGGCAGCGGCGCTTGTGCTGGCTGCGGCAATGCTGACCGGCATGACCGCCTGCGGCGGCAGCTCCTCATCAGCAGCCGGTTCGGCAGGCTCAGGAACATCCGCAAAAAAGTACACAATCGGTGTTGCGCAGTATATGACGCACCCGGCAATGGACGCCTCTTTAAAGGGATTTAAAGAAGGACTGACTGCGGCAGGCTTTAAAGAGGGCGACAGCGTAACATACGACGTACAGAATGCACAGGGAGACCAGTCTAACTGTGTTACAGTAGCAAATACTTTGACCAGCAAAAAGCCGGATTTGATTTTGGCGATTGCTACGCCAATCGCTCAGGCGGTTGCCAAGGCCGACACTACCACCCCGGTGCTTGTTACCGCTGTTACCGACCCAGCGCAGGCCAAGTTGGTAGACAGCAACGAAAAACCGGGCGGAAACATCACCGGCACTAGCGACAAGACCCCGGTTGAGGAGCAGATAAAGCTTATCAAGCAGGTCGTTTCCAATGTCGACACCGTTGGCATTATGTACTGCTCCAGTGAGACAAACTCAAAGCTGCAGGCAGACTGGGCCAAGGCTGCATGCACGAAAAACGGCTTAAAATACAAAGAATTTACCGTATCTGCGGCAAATGAAATTCAGCAGGTTTCCCAGTCCATGATTGGTAAAGTGCAGGCGGTTTATATTCCGACCGACAACATGCTGGCCTCTGGTATGAAAGTTGTTACCGGTGTTACCACACCGGCAAAGCTGCCTGTGTTTGTCGGCGAAAGCGGCATGGTTTCCAATGGCGGCGTTTTAACGGTTGGCATCAACTATGAAGAACTGGGCAAGCAGACCGGCGCTATGGCGGCAAAGATTCTCAAAGGGGAGTCAAAGCCGGCAGATATGCCGATTGAGTACCAGAAACAATATGATGTTTCTTACAACAGCGCTGTTGCAAAACAGCTGGGCCTGACCCTGCCGGACAGCATCACCAAGAGCGGCAAGGATGTCAGCAGCGAGAGCAGCTCAAGCAGCTCTAAGTAA
- a CDS encoding helix-turn-helix transcriptional regulator: MTATIYIYDTEGKRKASCSLSPDPNGCDDGGREYTLPNGYELADGKIFSKKGVCSLQMHNDMPLLIDKDNKLAFLLQQVRKIELCRKAAGMTRQELADKVGLTQYDIYQLEYHEVEPGSAILGKIAAALGCETMDLT; this comes from the coding sequence ATGACAGCAACCATTTATATTTACGATACAGAAGGAAAGCGAAAAGCCTCCTGCTCTCTTTCACCCGACCCAAACGGCTGTGACGACGGCGGCAGAGAATACACACTGCCAAACGGCTATGAACTGGCAGACGGAAAAATTTTCTCAAAAAAAGGGGTCTGCTCTCTACAGATGCACAACGATATGCCGCTGCTGATTGATAAAGACAACAAGCTTGCCTTTCTGCTGCAGCAGGTGCGCAAAATAGAACTGTGCCGAAAAGCCGCCGGCATGACCCGCCAAGAACTGGCAGACAAGGTTGGCCTGACACAGTACGACATTTATCAGCTGGAGTACCATGAAGTGGAACCAGGCAGTGCTATTTTGGGAAAAATTGCCGCTGCGCTGGGTTGCGAAACGATGGACCTCACCTGA